The Thermotoga caldifontis AZM44c09 genomic interval TTGCAGACTATCTCGCCGGCATAAAGAATCCCGTTGGGGAAAGAGTTTTCAAAATGATAGATCAACCCTTCTGTCGCAGTGACAGAATCATCTGTCGTGAACTTCGTTCGTAGCACGCTGGTCAAAATAGGAGGAAGAGGATGCGCGACGAAGAACTCATCGAGGGATTGAGACGCGGTGATGAGAAAGCCTTTAGGATTCTCTACAGAGAGTACGCGGGAAAGATCGGGTCCATAGCGAGATCTTACCTGGGTTCCGATGACGTCGACGATGTGGTACAGGATGTGATGTTGAGAATCTTTAAAAGTATAAGGAAGTTCAAGGGAGACTCAAAGCTTTCAACGTGGATATACAGGATAACCGTCAACGTGTGTAAGGATTATCTGGCGAAGTACAAAAGAAGGAGCGAAATTCTGACAGACTTTGCGGAAGACGAGGAACATCCGACCCAGCATCCTGTTTCAGAGATCGATACGGAAGAATCGGTTGTGGGCGAACTGGAGTACGAGAGGATCGTCAACGCGCTCGAGAAACTATCACCTGAAGATAGATTGCTCATCAAATTGCGTGACGTGGACGGTTTGAGTTACGAGGAAATAAGCAGGATCGTCTCAAAACCGATCGGAAGTGTCAAAAGCAGTCTACACTACGCGAGGAAGAGATTGAAGAAGTTGCTGGAGGAGGCTCACAATGAGTGAGGAAAAGTTCAACGGTTTTCTTGACGGTGAGCTCGACGAGAAGGACCTCGATGAAGTAACGAAACGTGAAGTAGAAATGTACTCCGAAGCTTTGAAGGTCTTCCGAATGAGATGTGACTACAGGCCGAGTGCGAAACTCGAAGAAAAAATCATGAGGAGATTCGTCAGACCACGTAGAATACTGTGGGAGCTCGCAATCGGTGTCGCTGCCGCTGCAGCTGTGTTCTACGTCGTCTTCAACGTGCCGCCGAAACGGAACGTCGAGCCGCTGGTGCAGGAAGCTAAAGTCGTATCCGAACTCTTCGATTATTTGAGCTTGGTCAAGCTGGTCGGGGATGGATTTTGAAAGTTCGGGAGAGTAAGCCTGGATGAAGAGAACGCTGTTCTCGATTTTTGTAGTTGTTGTCGCGAGCTTTGCCCTCGCACAGTCTTTTATAGAGTTGTATCTGAACTCGTCCTATTTTGGCAGGAGGATTGTGGTCGAAAAGGGGCCCACGAACAAGAGCCGGATCGAGATGGTCTACAGATGGCCCAACGATAAGATCGTTCATGTCCTTGATCCTGTGTTCCTCGTCTGGGCGAAGCACTCTGAATTGTTCATCATGGGACAGCCGAACAACTATCGGAATTCCCCACTGGAGATACTCGATCTGGAGGATCTTTTCATCAGGCAGCTGAAAGAGCGGGGGATAACGAAACTGGAGAAGCTGGGTAACAAGTACAAAGTCACCGTGGAATCGCCGTCTGGTCTGTTCACCGCGTTCATCAGTGAAACGGGACTGCCGGAGAAAATCATCAGGGTTTTCAACAACGTAACAACGGAGCTGACCTACGAACACGTCGAGCCCCTGAAGGAAACCTTTGAACAGGTGGCGCAGCGCTACGGAATCAAATCTGCCGAGCAAACCATCAACCTCCCGAGCGAAATAAAGTTGATCCTGGGCAGTGTGAACTGGTACACGGTGTCGAGGTTGAACGTCGGAGAAGAACAGGTTCTCATGATCATCGCGAACCACAAGTCGGGTTCCGTCATAAAAATGGTCTGTTCCACCAGGGAAGTGACCGTCAACACGGAGCAGAACGAGCAGCTGCTCAGGATCAGGGGTGAAAATTATTACCTCTACGTCATAGCGCAGGATCAGTCAGTCCTGGAACAGGTGAAGGAACTCCTCACCAAGGAGAGATGAATCGATCGAGGATGCGCGCACTGATAATCGATGGTTACGTGGATGAACCTGCCGCACTGGGTGTGCCCCCATACGTTAGCCACTACGTTCGATACGCCGCAGGTATTTTAACGATGAAAAACTTTTCAGTTGACTATCTCACGATAGATCAACTGCGCGGTTTCACTGACCTTGAGATGTTGAAAGGTTACGAACTCGTTCTCATCGTTGGTGGCGTCGCTGTACCCGGAAAATACGTTGGTGGCGAGCCGATCAAGCCGTTCGAAGTCGAAAAGATCTTCAAAAGTTTGCCTCCTTCCTGTTTGCGTTTGCTGGCAGGACCTTACGCCCGCTTCCAAGCAGTCCGAGGCGGAACGTTCGCGACAACAAAGGTTCTGGGTGCCGATGCGTGTCTCGGACCAGACCTGGCGGTGGAACTGTACAATTTTCTGTTCAACGCTGAGCGACAGAAAAACGACTGGAGCCTGGTGAGGCAGGCGAGTGTGCTCGGCGCCGGTGTTATCAAGCAGCATCCGCGTTATCCTAACATCATCTGCGAGGTAGAGCTTTCCAGAGGTTGTGAGAGACGAACGCACTGCTCTTTCTGCATCGAACCCGTGTTCTATCCGAAGTTCACTTCCAGGCCTGTTGAAGATGTGGTCGAAGAAGTGGCAGAACTCTACAGGCAGGGCTGCAGGGCCTTCAGGTTCGGTCGATCGGCCAACGTTCTGGCGTACTGTTCTGAGAGGAATGCGGGCAGACCTGTTCCAGAGGTGTTCGAAGAGTTGTATCAAGGCGTAAGGAGCAGTTGTCCCGAACTGGAAGTCCTTCACCACGACAACGCGAACCCGATGTACATCGTACAGTACGAGAAAGAGTGCCGCAGAATACTTGAAACGATGGTCAAATACAACACACCTGCCGACGTGCTGTCTTTCGGTGTGGAGAGCTTCGACGTCAACGTGCTGAGAAAAAACAACATAGCGAACGAACCAGAAAAAATCCTGAGGGCGATCGAGATCGTCAACGAGATAGGTGCCACGAGGGTCGATGGCGTTCCGAAGCTGTTGCCCGGGCTGAATTTGCTCTACGGTTTGATCGGCGAAACAGAGCAGACTTACGAAGAGAACCTGAAATGGCTCAGAAAGATTCTCGAACGGGGGCTGCTCGTGAGGAGGATAAACATCAGGCAGGTGATCGTCGAACCCGGAACACCGCTGTGGCGTTACGCGCAGATCAAGAAGCTGAAGGGGCCCGATCCAAGGCTTTACAAAGTTTACAAAGAGATCGTCCGGCGCGAGATAGACGTTCCCATGTTCAGACGGGTCGTTCCAGAAGGCAGCGTGCTCAGAAAGGTTTATCCTGAGTATCGTGAAGGCAGAATCACCTTCGCTCGCCAGCTGGGTACGTACCCCTTCCTGGTGGGCGTCGTTGGAAAGATAGAGAATCCAGTGGACGTGGTCATCGTGGACCACGGCCCGAGGTCTCTCACGGCACTGAAGTACCCTGTGAATCTGAACACGGCGAGTCACGATGAACTCAAGCATCTGCCCGGGATCGGTGAGAAGAGGGCGAGCAGGATAATCCTTTCCCGTCCGATCCGAAGTTACGAGCATCTCAAAGAGATCCTGGAAGATGAACTAATCTTCGAGAGACTCCGGCGGATCGGTGTCGTGTTATGATGGGATTCTGAGGAGGGGACGGATCTTGAAATACGAAAGGATCAAAGGCACACAGGATGTGTTCGGCGAAGAGGTGAACTACTGGTACTTCATCGAGGAGAACGCTCGCATGGTTGCGAACCTTTATGGGTACGAGGAGATAAGGACCCCCATAATAGAGCCCACCGAACTCTTCGTGAGGAGCGTCGGAGAAGAAACAGACATCGTTCAGAAGGAGATGTACACGTTCACGGACAAGGGTGGTCGAAGCATCACGCTCAGACCCGAAGGCACGGCACCCACGGTTCGTGCGTTCATAGAGAATTCTCTGATCAACGAGGGACTGCCCCAGAGATTCTTCTACATAGGCCCGATGTTCCGTTACGAGAGACCCCAGGCGGGGCGCTTGAGACAGTTCCACCAGTTCGGTGTTGAACTCATCGGTTCAGCGCATCCGTCTGCAGATGTAGAAGTTCTGCTTGTTGCAAAACACTTCCTTGACAGGATTGGCGTTCGTGACTATGTGGTGCATTTGAATTCGATCGGCTGTCCCAGGTGCAGACCCACGTACAGACAGAAGCTGAAAGAGTACTACGAGTCGCATTTCGACCAGCTTTGTGACGATTGCAAACGTCGCCTGAACACGAACGTGCTCAGGCTGCTCGACTGCAAGATCGATGCAGCTCTTGCCGAGGGAGCACCGAAATCGTTCGAGTTCCTCTGTGATGATTGTCGCGCGCACTACGAGGAGTTGAAACAGAGGCTCATCGATCTGAAGTTCGAATTCGTCGAGGATGGAACGCTCGTCAGGGGGTTGGACTATTACACGAGGACCGTCTTTGAAGTGAGGCACAGAGAACTCGGTGCCCAGAACACGATCCTGGCTGGGGGAAGGTACGACGGCCTGTTCGAAGAACTCGGGGGACAATCCACACCTGCGCTCGGTTTTGCCAGTGGTATAGAGAGGCTCATCCTCACGTTGAAGAACCAGGGTGTACAGGTTGCTCGGAAGGAAAAGTGCTCTGTGTACATCGCAACCTTGGGATTGAAAGCTTCGATCGAGGGGTTCAGGATCGCCGAAGAGCTGAGGAAAAAGGGTGTGTCGGTCGTCACGGATGTCAACGATAGAAAGCTCAACGCCCAGTTGAAGCACGCGAACAAACTGGGTGCCAAACTGGCTGTGATTCTCGGTGAAGACGAGCTGGCAAGATCGATCGCCCACGTGAAACTGCTCGAGAACTTCACTCAGGTGGAAGTCAGCCTCGATGTGGTGGTTGAATACGTGATCGAGTTGCTTCGTTCCCGCACCTGAGACCCGGATTCACCTCACGTTGAAAAAACGATAGCCCCACGGTGGGGCCAATTTTTGCGGGCATCAGAAGCTTATCTTGTTGATGTAAAGAGGAAACTTTTCGCAGAGCTGTTTGACCTGCATCTGGACCTCGGTCTGAACCGCATCCGGTATCGTGCCTTCCTCGTCCGTTATGCTCGAAAGGACCCTGTATATGAGGCGTGCTATCTGTTTCATCTCGGCTTCTTTCATCCCCCTCGTGGTGACTGCCGGTGTGCCGATGCGTATACCGCTTGCCACGAAGGGTGGGCGCGTTTCGTTTGGAATGGTGTTCTTGTTCACAGTTATTCCACAGCTTTCAAGAGCCTTTTCTGCGGCCTTTCCCGTCACGTTCAGTGGAGTCAGATCGACCAGCATGAGGTGTGTATCCGTACCGTTTGAAACGATCCTCAAACCGAGTCTTGACAACTCCTCAGCGAGCGCTTTTGCGTTCGCCACGATCTGTTTCTGGTATTCCACGAACCCGGGACTGAGCGCTTCTTTGAAACACACGGCCTTCGCCGCGATCACGTGCATGAGAGGCCCGCCCTGAGTTCCGGGAAAGACCCACTTGTTGATCTGCTTGTAAAGCTCTGCGTCGTTCGTCAGTATCAGCCCTCCCCTCGGACCTCTGAGTGTTTTGTGCGTGGTGGAAGTCACGATGTGTGCGTATTCTGCAGGATTTGGGTACAATCCTGCCGCCACTAGACCTGCGAAGTGTGCCATGTCGACTATCAGGTAAGCCCCCACCTCGTCCGCGATCTCACGGAACTTCTTGAAATCTATGATCCGCGAATACGCGCTTCCGCCGGCCACGATGATCTTTGGCTTGTACTCGAGCGCGAGTTTCCTGACCGCATCGTAGTCTATCATTTCTGTTTTGGGATCCACTCCGTACTGAACCACCCTGAAGAATTTCCCGGAAAAGTTGACGTTCGCACCGTGCGTCAAATGCCCTCCGTGTGACAGGCTCATGCCCATCAGCACGTCTCCGGGTTCTGCCACGGCGAGGTAAGCGGCCATGTTCGCCTGAGAGCCAGAGTGAGGTTGAACGTTGGCGTACTTGACTTTGAACAGCTGTTTGGCCCTCTCTCTGGCGAGCTCTTCTGCTTTGTCGACCCATTCGCAGCCTCCGTAATAGCGCTTTCCAGGGTAACCTTCCGCGTACTTGTTCGTGAGCACGCTGCCCATGGCTTCCATCACGGCCGGTGAGACGAAGTTTTCGGACGCGATCAATTCCAAGCCGTATTCCTGTCTCTTCAATTCGTTCACGATCACTTCGTATATTTCAGGATCGACGAGCCTAACGTGTTCCCACATCTTTCATACCTCCTTCAGAAAAGAATACG includes:
- a CDS encoding RNA polymerase sigma factor, whose product is MRDEELIEGLRRGDEKAFRILYREYAGKIGSIARSYLGSDDVDDVVQDVMLRIFKSIRKFKGDSKLSTWIYRITVNVCKDYLAKYKRRSEILTDFAEDEEHPTQHPVSEIDTEESVVGELEYERIVNALEKLSPEDRLLIKLRDVDGLSYEEISRIVSKPIGSVKSSLHYARKRLKKLLEEAHNE
- a CDS encoding radical SAM protein encodes the protein MRALIIDGYVDEPAALGVPPYVSHYVRYAAGILTMKNFSVDYLTIDQLRGFTDLEMLKGYELVLIVGGVAVPGKYVGGEPIKPFEVEKIFKSLPPSCLRLLAGPYARFQAVRGGTFATTKVLGADACLGPDLAVELYNFLFNAERQKNDWSLVRQASVLGAGVIKQHPRYPNIICEVELSRGCERRTHCSFCIEPVFYPKFTSRPVEDVVEEVAELYRQGCRAFRFGRSANVLAYCSERNAGRPVPEVFEELYQGVRSSCPELEVLHHDNANPMYIVQYEKECRRILETMVKYNTPADVLSFGVESFDVNVLRKNNIANEPEKILRAIEIVNEIGATRVDGVPKLLPGLNLLYGLIGETEQTYEENLKWLRKILERGLLVRRINIRQVIVEPGTPLWRYAQIKKLKGPDPRLYKVYKEIVRREIDVPMFRRVVPEGSVLRKVYPEYREGRITFARQLGTYPFLVGVVGKIENPVDVVIVDHGPRSLTALKYPVNLNTASHDELKHLPGIGEKRASRIILSRPIRSYEHLKEILEDELIFERLRRIGVVL
- the hisS gene encoding histidine--tRNA ligase — translated: MKYERIKGTQDVFGEEVNYWYFIEENARMVANLYGYEEIRTPIIEPTELFVRSVGEETDIVQKEMYTFTDKGGRSITLRPEGTAPTVRAFIENSLINEGLPQRFFYIGPMFRYERPQAGRLRQFHQFGVELIGSAHPSADVEVLLVAKHFLDRIGVRDYVVHLNSIGCPRCRPTYRQKLKEYYESHFDQLCDDCKRRLNTNVLRLLDCKIDAALAEGAPKSFEFLCDDCRAHYEELKQRLIDLKFEFVEDGTLVRGLDYYTRTVFEVRHRELGAQNTILAGGRYDGLFEELGGQSTPALGFASGIERLILTLKNQGVQVARKEKCSVYIATLGLKASIEGFRIAEELRKKGVSVVTDVNDRKLNAQLKHANKLGAKLAVILGEDELARSIAHVKLLENFTQVEVSLDVVVEYVIELLRSRT
- the glyA gene encoding serine hydroxymethyltransferase, with the translated sequence MWEHVRLVDPEIYEVIVNELKRQEYGLELIASENFVSPAVMEAMGSVLTNKYAEGYPGKRYYGGCEWVDKAEELARERAKQLFKVKYANVQPHSGSQANMAAYLAVAEPGDVLMGMSLSHGGHLTHGANVNFSGKFFRVVQYGVDPKTEMIDYDAVRKLALEYKPKIIVAGGSAYSRIIDFKKFREIADEVGAYLIVDMAHFAGLVAAGLYPNPAEYAHIVTSTTHKTLRGPRGGLILTNDAELYKQINKWVFPGTQGGPLMHVIAAKAVCFKEALSPGFVEYQKQIVANAKALAEELSRLGLRIVSNGTDTHLMLVDLTPLNVTGKAAEKALESCGITVNKNTIPNETRPPFVASGIRIGTPAVTTRGMKEAEMKQIARLIYRVLSSITDEEGTIPDAVQTEVQMQVKQLCEKFPLYINKISF